From a single Lolium rigidum isolate FL_2022 chromosome 7, APGP_CSIRO_Lrig_0.1, whole genome shotgun sequence genomic region:
- the LOC124669867 gene encoding GTP cyclohydrolase 1-like, producing MGALEEAHLAACGCEEEEDEGDLLELVGEAQGDAMEAAVRALLAGLGEDDRREGLRRTPKRVAKAFRDGTRGYKQKVKDIVQGALFPEVGVDKRTGSAGGTGGQVVVRDIDLFSYCESCLLPFSIQCHVGYVPSGGRVVGLSKLSRVADVFAKRFQNPQRLANEVCGALHASIQPAGVAVALQCWHIPLPENLKCQSSQGLIGTSHSSRSGVFEGESSSFWNDFVALLKLRGIDMEVDSHSAILPWCPLRPQEVPLCNGHGKKITTNGAISPKSGSTPSNMVSAVSAMLLSLGEDPLRKELLGSPQRYVQWLMRFRACNLDVKLNGFTLNSASVYERPDEDATDHRAISSELHLSFCAQCEHHLLPFYGVVHIGFYGSGDSEVIDRSHFQALVHFYGCKLQVQERMTRQIAEAVYSVSHRGAIVVVEANHICMISRGIEKIRSSTATIAVLGDFLTDSSAKASFLQNIIDTAGQEV from the exons ATGGGAGCCCTCGAGGAGGCGCACCTCGCCGCCTGCGGctgtgaagaggaggaggatgagggggaTCTCCTGGAGCTTGTTGGCGAGGCCCAGGGGGACGCCATGGAGGCGGCGGTGCGCGCGCTGCTCGCGGGGCTCGGCGAGGACGACCGCAGGGAGGGGCTACGCAGGACGCCCAAGCGCGTCGCCAAGGCCTTCCGCGACGGAACACGAG GTTACAAACAGAAAGTAAAAGACATTGTGCAGGGTGCTCTGTTCCCTGAGGTTGGTGTTGACAAAAGGACTGGTTCTGCTGGAGGAACTGGAGGGCAAGTTGTTGTCCGTGACATCGATCTTTTTTCATACTGTGAGTCATGCTTGCTTCCATTCAGCATACAATGCCATGTTGGGTATGTgccatcaggtggaagggttgtTGGTTTAAGCAAGCTTTCAAGAGTAGCTGACGTCTTCGCCAAGAGGTTTCAAAACCCTCAAAGATTAGCTAATGAAGTCTGCGGTGCATTGCATGCTAGCATACAACCTGCAGGTGTGGCTGTTGCTCTGCAGTGCTGGCACATACCATTGCCAGAGAACTTGAAATGCCAGAGTTCTCAAGGTTTGATTGGAACATCACATTCATCTCGCTCTGGAGTTTTTGAGGGTGAGAGCAGCTCTTTTTGGAATGACTTTGTGGCTCTTCTTAAGCTTAGAGGCATAGACATGGAGGTGGACAGCCATTCTGCTATTCTGCCATGGTGCCCCTTGAGGCCTCAGGAGGTTCCACTCTGCAATGGCCATGGCAAGAAGATAACGACTAATGGTGCAATTTCACCAAAATCTGGATCCACTCCCTCTAATATGGTTTCTGCTGTTAGCGCAATGCTCCTATCCCTTGGAGAAGACCCCCTCAGGAAAGAACTTCTAGGCAGTCCTCAGCGTTATGTGCAATGGCTGATGAGGTTCAGAGCATGTAATCTCGATGTGAAGCTGAATGGTTTTACACTTAACAGTGCCAGTGTATATGAGAGACCAGATGAAGACGCTACTGATCATCGAGCAATCAGTTCTGAGCTGCATCTATCATTTTGCGCCCAGTGCGAGCACCACCTCCTGCCATTCTATGGAGTAGTGCACATTGGTTTCTATGGCAGCGGAGACAGCGAAGTCATTGACCGCTCCCATTTTCAGGCACTGGTTCATTTCTATGGGTGCAAGCTTCAAGTTCAGGAAAGGATGACAAGACAGATAGCTGAAGCAGTTTATTCAGTTTCACACCGTGGAGCCATAGTTGTTGTAGAGGCCAACCACATTTGCATGATATCAAGGGGGATAGAGAAAATCAGGAGTAGTACAGCAACAATTGCAGTTTTGGGTGACTTTTTGACCGATTCTTCTGCCAAGGCATCCTTTCTACAGAACATAATAGATACTGCTGGCCAGGAAGTATGA